The following are from one region of the Pseudodesulfovibrio piezophilus C1TLV30 genome:
- the dapF gene encoding diaminopimelate epimerase, with translation MNIFGTSIPFYKMQGCGNDFVVIDNREAKVGQEVMDMWAQKLCARAFGISADGVFFLEESDDPSLDYRWHFYNSDGSRAEMCGNASRCAGKLAHAIGLAPAEHVFGTDAGPIKAQVLVHGPDAGRVKVQLTPPKGLKTNIKLEVDGEPLTVHFADSGVPHCVVFVDDVESLDIMNLGPKLRYHESFAPAGTNVNFAQVKDENTLLLRTYERGVEAETYACGTGAAATQLVANSLGLTESRADLTTTGGEVLTVFLEDGNVFLQGAAELTFKGEVYLGPLGLIEAL, from the coding sequence ATGAATATTTTTGGTACATCCATTCCTTTTTACAAGATGCAGGGCTGCGGCAATGATTTTGTTGTCATCGATAATCGTGAAGCCAAAGTCGGACAGGAAGTCATGGACATGTGGGCCCAAAAACTCTGTGCCCGTGCATTTGGTATCTCGGCGGATGGGGTGTTCTTTTTGGAGGAATCAGATGATCCTTCCCTCGATTACCGTTGGCATTTCTACAATTCTGATGGTTCACGGGCAGAAATGTGCGGCAATGCATCGCGCTGCGCGGGCAAGCTTGCCCATGCCATCGGGCTGGCCCCGGCTGAGCATGTCTTCGGGACCGACGCCGGTCCTATCAAGGCCCAGGTTCTGGTTCATGGGCCGGATGCCGGACGTGTCAAGGTGCAGTTGACGCCACCCAAGGGATTGAAGACAAATATCAAGCTTGAGGTCGACGGAGAACCACTGACAGTGCATTTCGCGGATTCCGGCGTGCCTCATTGTGTTGTTTTTGTTGATGATGTCGAGAGTCTCGATATCATGAATCTTGGTCCGAAGCTTCGCTACCACGAGTCTTTTGCTCCGGCAGGGACCAATGTCAATTTCGCTCAGGTCAAGGATGAGAATACCCTGCTTTTGCGGACCTATGAACGGGGTGTTGAGGCTGAAACCTATGCTTGCGGTACTGGTGCCGCTGCCACGCAACTTGTAGCCAACAGTCTCGGTCTGACTGAGAGTCGGGCTGATTTGACGACCACAGGTGGTGAAGTGCTGACCGTTTTTCTGGAGGACGGCAATGTTTTTTTGCAGGGTGCGGCCGAACTGACTTTCAAAGGGGAAGTCTACCTTGGGCCTCTCGGATTGATTGAAGCTCTTTGA
- a CDS encoding APC family permease, whose translation MNQRKIGTLSLCCMMIGSILGAGIIVLPPMAIAVAGDWALVGWALISLFGIALAYVFARIGILLPGEGGAANAVEYAFGPAAKQFSAYALICALFFGPAAVVLTIVTYLPPEIAPQTELGQAVAGGIIQVVCAGLILSGLRNMSRITLVLASSATGLLLTGAGLVLVFHSQAPTALPEFDSGTMGYTMLLLFWAVVGWEVVGNYGDEVVDPRRTVPRAAILAACIIGLVFMAVAAGLQYGQFPVEAGHGVAALLYPLFGVYAPWVNAAMTAGLCMTTYLVVVGAVSRLVAHLSQETGLPDVLNRRNCFGIPWVVITGYTCIHLFLFCMVGAGFFDLAMLVAVADGFFLTNALLCTVAAVRIFSSPLPKGIAGILSLGILAVLLQSHWQVIVVIGFLAFWVMTKARRSTFLARFQTSRDSR comes from the coding sequence ATGAATCAACGGAAAATTGGAACACTTTCTTTGTGCTGCATGATGATAGGCTCTATCCTTGGAGCGGGGATCATTGTGCTTCCTCCCATGGCGATTGCTGTTGCCGGAGATTGGGCCTTGGTTGGTTGGGCACTTATCAGTCTTTTCGGGATTGCACTGGCATATGTTTTTGCCAGGATCGGTATTTTGCTACCAGGAGAAGGTGGTGCCGCCAATGCTGTCGAGTATGCCTTTGGTCCTGCGGCTAAACAGTTCTCGGCATATGCGTTGATCTGTGCGTTGTTCTTCGGTCCTGCTGCGGTCGTCCTGACCATTGTTACGTATCTGCCGCCGGAGATCGCTCCACAGACAGAACTGGGCCAGGCTGTGGCGGGAGGGATTATTCAGGTCGTGTGCGCCGGGCTGATCCTGAGTGGTCTGCGGAACATGAGCCGGATCACTTTGGTTCTGGCTTCATCGGCGACCGGTTTACTCTTGACCGGAGCTGGACTGGTTCTTGTTTTTCACAGTCAGGCTCCCACTGCATTGCCGGAATTTGATTCCGGCACCATGGGGTATACGATGCTACTGCTTTTTTGGGCCGTGGTCGGTTGGGAAGTTGTCGGTAATTATGGGGATGAAGTTGTTGATCCGCGCCGAACAGTGCCTCGTGCCGCCATTCTGGCAGCCTGTATCATCGGGCTGGTCTTCATGGCTGTAGCGGCAGGGTTGCAATACGGCCAATTCCCGGTGGAGGCCGGGCATGGCGTTGCTGCGCTCCTGTATCCGCTTTTCGGGGTATATGCGCCGTGGGTCAATGCCGCCATGACTGCCGGATTATGCATGACCACTTATCTTGTCGTTGTCGGGGCAGTCTCCAGACTCGTTGCCCACCTCTCTCAGGAAACCGGCCTGCCGGATGTGCTGAATCGGCGTAATTGTTTCGGGATTCCCTGGGTTGTCATTACGGGATATACCTGTATCCATCTTTTTCTTTTTTGTATGGTCGGGGCAGGTTTTTTCGATTTGGCAATGCTTGTTGCCGTGGCAGATGGCTTTTTCCTGACCAACGCCCTTCTCTGTACCGTGGCCGCCGTCAGGATTTTTTCCTCCCCTTTGCCCAAGGGAATAGCTGGAATCCTCAGCCTCGGCATTCTGGCTGTTCTCCTTCAGTCTCATTGGCAGGTGATTGTGGTCATCGGTTTTCTCGCTTTTTGGGTTATGACCAAGGCGCGGCGAAGCACGTTTCTCGCTCGGTTTCAGACTTCCAGAGATTCTCGTTGA
- a CDS encoding LysR family transcriptional regulator, with protein sequence MDIRSLRCFLAVAFEGNLTRAAESLFLSQSALSGQIKQFEEELAYPLFIRQARGMALTAEGESLLPYARSAIQAMEDFKVRAESLHKRAASNLTVGLNTDPAFLRMGALARNMRVSVPEMQLSFIVSQSRHTAESLRSGDMDIGFRFGQWGEEGIHDEYIAPVSLAIAIPTTMAESLEPGDWRGLAALPWIYTFRGCPFHVALRERMSAFGVEPNPVEQTVDEGIMRELVAEGVGVAILRENDAKRLEKHSLAVLWPERLQVPLCLSYPAGKGYDSPLREFRDVVRTVWQEPILLSA encoded by the coding sequence ATGGATATACGAAGCTTGCGATGTTTTTTGGCCGTGGCTTTTGAAGGGAACCTGACGCGAGCTGCCGAATCACTCTTTCTGAGTCAGTCAGCCCTGAGCGGACAGATCAAGCAATTCGAGGAAGAGCTTGCATATCCCCTGTTTATTCGACAGGCACGGGGCATGGCCCTGACTGCCGAGGGTGAATCCCTGCTTCCTTATGCACGCAGCGCTATCCAGGCCATGGAAGATTTCAAGGTCAGAGCCGAGTCCCTGCATAAAAGGGCAGCCAGCAATCTCACCGTGGGGCTGAATACCGATCCCGCTTTTCTGCGAATGGGAGCATTGGCCCGCAATATGCGGGTGTCTGTCCCGGAAATGCAGCTCTCCTTTATTGTGTCCCAAAGCCGCCATACTGCGGAATCTCTGCGTTCAGGCGATATGGATATCGGCTTTCGCTTCGGCCAGTGGGGAGAAGAAGGTATTCACGACGAGTATATCGCTCCGGTTTCCCTTGCCATTGCCATCCCCACAACCATGGCAGAGAGCCTCGAACCCGGCGATTGGCGCGGCCTTGCTGCCCTGCCATGGATATATACCTTTCGCGGCTGTCCCTTTCACGTGGCCCTTCGTGAACGCATGTCCGCCTTTGGTGTGGAGCCGAACCCGGTCGAGCAGACCGTAGATGAAGGAATCATGCGTGAACTCGTGGCCGAGGGAGTCGGCGTGGCCATTCTCCGGGAAAACGATGCCAAGCGGCTGGAAAAGCATTCGCTCGCCGTGCTCTGGCCCGAACGGCTTCAAGTGCCGCTCTGCCTCTCGTACCCGGCAGGCAAGGGCTATGACTCTCCGCTGCGGGAATTTCGCGATGTCGTCCGAACCGTCTGGCAGGAGCCAATCTTGCTCAGTGCCTAG
- a CDS encoding polysaccharide deacetylase family protein, which translates to MIVQTIISPCWQASPSALASSVSHLENLLQHAPDETELFFRADDIGVPSKNCRHMLALFARHHIPLHLAVTPAWLSETRWQILREWAGKEDSLWIWHQHGWRHQNHQKSGKKGEFGQDRSSEAKQADIIKGREKLIGLMGTDFAPVFTPPWNRFDTVTGGILAEAGYRAVSRSVGEMKKVPLPACLPDYAINVDLHTRSEALPQNGLQTLLDEFRLAMDSGRIGIMLHHQRMNDASFSFLDSLLSLAKKIKRFKLTTL; encoded by the coding sequence ATGATCGTTCAAACAATCATATCCCCCTGCTGGCAGGCGTCCCCCTCCGCTCTTGCCTCGAGCGTAAGCCATCTGGAGAACCTGCTCCAACATGCTCCGGACGAAACAGAGCTTTTCTTCCGCGCCGATGATATCGGTGTGCCAAGCAAGAACTGCCGCCACATGTTGGCACTCTTTGCCCGGCATCACATCCCGCTACACCTGGCCGTGACCCCGGCCTGGCTTTCTGAAACGCGATGGCAGATCCTCAGGGAATGGGCCGGGAAAGAGGACTCTCTCTGGATTTGGCACCAACACGGCTGGCGACACCAGAACCATCAGAAGAGTGGGAAAAAAGGAGAATTCGGCCAGGACCGCTCCAGCGAAGCAAAGCAGGCCGACATCATCAAAGGTCGCGAAAAACTGATTGGACTGATGGGGACCGACTTCGCGCCAGTCTTTACCCCGCCGTGGAATCGATTCGACACGGTGACCGGAGGCATTCTCGCTGAAGCGGGCTATCGTGCGGTTTCCCGATCAGTCGGCGAAATGAAAAAAGTCCCCTTGCCTGCCTGCCTGCCTGATTATGCCATCAACGTGGACCTGCATACGCGCTCGGAAGCCCTCCCCCAAAATGGACTCCAGACCCTGCTCGATGAATTTCGTCTGGCAATGGATTCCGGTCGAATAGGAATCATGCTGCACCACCAACGCATGAACGACGCCTCTTTTTCCTTTCTGGACAGTCTCTTGTCGCTCGCAAAAAAAATAAAACGATTCAAATTGACAACTCTATAA
- a CDS encoding ABC transporter permease has product MGWHSREQKGLTENQEDRIKRLITLPFAKSVEISFKSLKVRFFRSMITVSSLVLAVSFLSFVLVNLDIASGLLREGGTDAARSLALAGYDVNLAQGLVAMSAKERWIIILSLLVCTVGIINAQLMSVTERFSEIGVMKCLGALDSMILKLFLLEAAMQGIFGAAIGAVTGFVFSLVTGFFRFGPMALSGLSLTDALGSVGLATLGGCSLSLIGVLYPALLAARMEPINAIRAEH; this is encoded by the coding sequence ATGGGATGGCATAGCCGAGAGCAAAAAGGACTCACAGAAAATCAGGAAGACCGCATAAAAAGGCTCATTACCCTGCCCTTTGCCAAATCGGTGGAGATCAGCTTCAAGAGTCTCAAGGTGCGTTTTTTTCGCTCCATGATCACCGTATCCAGCCTGGTTCTGGCTGTCTCCTTTCTGTCATTTGTTCTGGTCAATCTCGATATCGCCTCCGGCCTGCTTCGGGAAGGTGGCACCGATGCTGCCCGGTCACTGGCTCTGGCCGGGTATGACGTCAACCTTGCCCAGGGGCTGGTTGCCATGTCGGCGAAGGAACGGTGGATCATCATCCTTTCCCTGCTCGTCTGTACCGTTGGCATCATCAATGCCCAATTGATGTCGGTCACCGAACGGTTCTCAGAAATCGGAGTCATGAAATGCCTGGGTGCTCTGGACTCCATGATTCTCAAGCTTTTTCTGCTCGAAGCCGCCATGCAGGGAATATTCGGCGCGGCCATCGGAGCAGTGACAGGCTTTGTTTTCTCCCTGGTCACCGGGTTTTTCCGATTCGGCCCCATGGCCCTTTCCGGGTTGTCCCTGACGGACGCCCTCGGCTCCGTGGGATTGGCGACCCTCGGCGGCTGCAGCCTGAGTCTTATCGGCGTTCTCTATCCCGCACTTCTCGCAGCACGCATGGAACCAATCAACGCCATCCGCGCCGAGCACTGA
- a CDS encoding ABC transporter ATP-binding protein codes for MSEQKKTIVRVIGVRKTFTIGKQKLQALKGVDLEIFSGEYISIMGPSGSGKSTLFNMIGGLDKPTDGKVFIDEVDISQLDAYELAWLRNRKIGYIFQTFNLIPVMTALENVTLPMTFAGMNNDDAQEKGIELLKLVGLGERFQHKPLELSGGQQQRVAVARSLANDPAIILADEPTGNLDLTTGEEIIELLQMLSSERGVTVISATHDYKMLNVSDRVVWVRDGMVDRVEKREELDISIGGIGEKLTGQKKESQTGGHS; via the coding sequence ATGTCTGAACAAAAGAAAACAATCGTCCGAGTCATTGGCGTGAGGAAGACTTTCACCATTGGCAAGCAGAAACTCCAGGCTCTCAAGGGAGTCGATCTTGAAATATTCTCCGGTGAATACATTTCCATCATGGGACCATCGGGGTCAGGGAAATCAACTCTTTTCAATATGATCGGCGGGCTGGACAAACCCACTGACGGCAAGGTGTTCATCGATGAAGTCGATATCTCGCAACTTGATGCCTATGAGCTGGCATGGCTCCGCAATCGCAAAATCGGATATATTTTCCAGACATTCAATCTGATTCCGGTCATGACCGCCCTTGAGAACGTGACTCTCCCCATGACCTTTGCCGGGATGAATAATGACGATGCCCAGGAAAAAGGCATCGAACTGCTCAAATTGGTCGGACTGGGGGAGCGTTTCCAGCACAAGCCGCTGGAACTGTCCGGCGGTCAGCAGCAACGCGTAGCCGTAGCCCGTTCCCTAGCCAATGACCCGGCCATCATCCTGGCAGACGAACCCACGGGAAATCTCGATCTGACTACAGGCGAAGAAATCATCGAACTGCTCCAGATGCTCTCCAGCGAGCGAGGCGTGACCGTCATTTCCGCAACCCACGATTACAAAATGCTCAACGTTTCCGATCGCGTGGTCTGGGTGCGGGATGGCATGGTGGACAGAGTGGAGAAAAGGGAAGAACTCGATATCTCCATTGGA